Proteins from a genomic interval of Verrucomicrobium sp.:
- a CDS encoding outer membrane lipoprotein-sorting protein, with translation MKQAKYPLTALVLAGLLVSLRAAPDPQKPTPPPALVQARVFRNFTLEDFTLEGDIHTKKDSYPITLRTHDHEMVYQFKDQPLQVRVLLDPMGATVFRRKGANDPWQQVTGRALVENILRTDLTYEDIGLGFIFWDRLVGVGSDSIKTLPAWAFEAEPPEGILSRYAKVRYWISSDYYAFLRVDGYNAKGQVVKRVEVNGVQKIGEAYVIKEMQVSTMIPGTEVSATRTYIDVSSGKPGSGLGQ, from the coding sequence ATGAAACAAGCCAAATACCCGCTCACGGCCCTGGTGCTGGCGGGCCTGCTCGTCTCCCTCCGCGCCGCTCCCGACCCGCAGAAGCCGACCCCGCCGCCCGCCCTCGTGCAGGCCCGCGTCTTCCGCAACTTCACGCTGGAGGACTTCACGCTGGAAGGGGACATCCACACGAAGAAGGACTCCTACCCCATCACCCTGCGGACCCACGACCATGAGATGGTCTACCAGTTCAAGGACCAGCCCCTGCAGGTCCGCGTCCTCCTGGACCCCATGGGCGCGACGGTCTTCCGCCGCAAGGGCGCCAACGACCCCTGGCAGCAGGTGACCGGCCGCGCTCTGGTGGAGAACATCCTGCGCACCGACCTGACCTATGAGGACATCGGCCTCGGCTTCATCTTCTGGGACCGGCTGGTCGGCGTCGGCTCGGACAGCATCAAGACCCTGCCCGCCTGGGCCTTCGAGGCGGAGCCGCCGGAGGGCATCTTAAGCCGCTACGCGAAGGTTCGCTACTGGATCAGCTCCGATTACTACGCCTTCCTGCGCGTCGACGGCTACAACGCCAAGGGCCAGGTGGTGAAGCGCGTGGAGGTCAACGGCGTGCAGAAGATCGGCGAGGCGTACGTCATTAAGGAGATGCAGGTTTCCACCATGATTCCGGGCACGGAGGTCTCCGCCACCCGCACCTACATCGACGTCTCCTCCGGCAAGCCCGGCTCCGGCCTGGGGCAGTAG
- a CDS encoding glycosyltransferase family 39 protein gives MSTSGYRKRVTFLLFVLLLVRFWLSRTFELTGPEAYAWLQGRHLDWGFWDRGPLVPALSYLGTLFFGQTELGVRWPAGVLYAATGFLLFYGTRQGFGPRAGFYSLLLFLVLPLYFWQMLLLSEAAVAVGLMALALLVYRQVAERGRLEDWLAATLVTALAVGLSWWNLLWPAGFLLFRLLDPQRTGPWLSRHALVFILGTLGLGLAPFVIWQTGFHLVATGTGAPPSAASILAESASHWLGPKLYASPAHVLGFLKDQFVWLGFAGLLALAVLILRARDFPLLQRGHLLLLCVALPGLALQFLLSFFHEGNPDVMAALYLPLVALAGSVAARLLDPAAGPRPGFWGRARLLSFLGLAVLIVAGLETVSGLFAFGAKFWHGYAPNRRERPRAIATEVARLQRDAGASFVIVSEPLWASLLSFYLPLQPSVYVPSHDKIHSQFDLWPGYLDFEVSSALLMTRDAQPPAVVPRQFQTVRPLPGIPIPEAEAWDFFLCDRLASGTGRAGTQP, from the coding sequence ATGAGCACCTCCGGCTACCGCAAGCGGGTCACCTTCCTGCTCTTCGTCCTGCTCCTGGTCCGCTTCTGGCTGTCCCGCACCTTCGAGCTGACCGGGCCGGAAGCCTACGCGTGGCTCCAGGGCCGCCACCTGGACTGGGGCTTCTGGGACCGGGGCCCCCTGGTTCCCGCCCTCTCCTACCTGGGCACCCTCTTCTTCGGCCAGACGGAGCTGGGCGTCCGCTGGCCCGCCGGCGTCCTCTACGCCGCCACCGGCTTCCTCCTCTTCTACGGCACGCGCCAGGGCTTCGGCCCGCGGGCCGGGTTTTACTCCCTCCTCCTCTTCCTGGTCCTGCCGCTCTACTTCTGGCAGATGCTCCTCCTCTCGGAAGCGGCCGTGGCCGTCGGCCTCATGGCGCTGGCCCTCCTGGTCTACCGCCAAGTGGCGGAGCGGGGCCGCCTGGAGGACTGGCTGGCCGCCACCCTGGTCACGGCGCTGGCCGTCGGCCTCTCCTGGTGGAACCTCCTTTGGCCCGCCGGGTTCCTCCTCTTCCGCCTGCTCGACCCGCAGCGGACCGGCCCCTGGCTCTCCCGCCACGCCCTCGTTTTCATCCTGGGGACGCTGGGCCTGGGCCTGGCCCCCTTCGTCATCTGGCAGACGGGCTTCCACCTCGTCGCCACGGGGACCGGCGCGCCGCCCAGCGCCGCCAGCATCCTGGCGGAAAGCGCCAGCCACTGGCTGGGGCCGAAGCTCTACGCCAGCCCGGCGCACGTCCTGGGCTTTCTGAAAGACCAGTTCGTCTGGCTCGGTTTCGCGGGCCTCCTGGCCTTGGCCGTCCTCATCCTGCGCGCGCGGGACTTCCCCCTCCTGCAGCGGGGCCACCTCCTGCTCCTCTGCGTGGCGCTGCCGGGGCTGGCCCTCCAGTTCCTCCTCAGCTTTTTCCATGAGGGCAATCCCGACGTGATGGCCGCGCTCTACCTGCCGCTCGTCGCCCTGGCGGGGAGCGTCGCCGCCCGCCTCCTGGACCCCGCGGCGGGGCCGCGCCCCGGCTTCTGGGGCCGCGCCCGGCTCCTCAGCTTCCTGGGGCTGGCCGTCCTCATCGTGGCGGGGCTGGAAACGGTCAGCGGGCTCTTCGCCTTCGGGGCCAAGTTCTGGCACGGCTACGCGCCGAACCGCCGGGAGCGCCCCCGCGCGATCGCCACGGAAGTGGCCCGCCTCCAGCGGGACGCCGGGGCCTCCTTCGTCATCGTCAGCGAGCCGCTCTGGGCCAGCCTCCTTTCCTTCTACCTGCCGCTCCAGCCCTCCGTCTACGTCCCCTCCCACGACAAGATCCACAGCCAGTTCGACCTCTGGCCGGGCTACCTCGATTTCGAGGTTTCCAGCGCGCTGCTCATGACGCGGGACGCCCAGCCGCCCGCCGTCGTTCCCCGGCAGTTCCAGACCGTCCGCCCCCTGCCCGGCATCCCCATCCCGGAGGCGGAGGCGTGGGACTTCTTCCTCTGCGACCGCCTGGCCTCCGGCACCGGCCGGGCCGGGACGCAGCCCTAG
- the secD gene encoding protein translocase subunit SecD yields the protein MLFLIFLCALAFVGFLAWYILAEDPVVRRRVGLCSILAIAAASALSLFPVSEKIKLGLDLKGGTAFLIALDGQPSSSAREKAMQVIRKRVDQFGLSEPIIQPVGANRISVQIPGLSEQQKAEARQQLAKVAKLEFRLVHPRSRELLNAFHSGDPAAIPIDYEILPYLQHDLQGQELHTEIVVKRRPEMSGKYVQRAFRSFDDVGRATVVIDFTPEGQQAFGRITSNCIGQQMAIVLDREVQSAPEIKTAIFNNAVISGGNMTPKEADDLSSVLENPLETPVKLLEERGVDPSLGRDSIVSGRNASIVAVLLVMGFMILYYRWAGVIASVGMVLNIFMLLGMLAQFHFTLTLPGIAGIVLTIGMAVDANVLIYERIRDELALGKNLRAAVAAGFSRAFSAIFDAHVTAIIPAIILLVLGSGPLQGFAVTLTLGIVANLFAALVVTKNAFEWLLSIRGLEKLAMLQAVRNPRLDFIKIGRVASVFSLALLVWGICTFAAHRHTLLGVDFAGGDSVTVTSTEVVPPAIGAVRAALDRAGLHTGTIQYAAGMQTGQRPQLLVQARYGEGERVAPALASAFPGAGFAQAGLDRVGPVIGKELGERALLTLGIGLLGIMIYVAFRYEWSFSLAATLGQIHDVLIAIGVMALLHREFNMTLIGAFLTILGYSINDKIVISDRIRESWRAGELKSFYDIVNRGLNLTLARTLITGGTILLAVLSLLCFGGPVIADFALAMLIGIVAGIFSSHFLTPWLLEWFHGMASRRPRRAARNGSGAAPTLNGAGV from the coding sequence ATGCTCTTCCTCATCTTCCTCTGCGCGCTGGCCTTCGTCGGATTCCTCGCCTGGTACATCCTGGCGGAGGATCCGGTGGTCCGCCGCCGCGTCGGCCTGTGCTCCATCCTGGCCATCGCCGCCGCCAGCGCCCTCTCCCTCTTCCCCGTCTCGGAGAAGATCAAGCTGGGCCTCGACCTCAAGGGCGGCACCGCCTTCCTCATCGCCCTGGACGGGCAGCCCTCCTCCAGCGCGCGGGAAAAGGCCATGCAGGTCATCCGCAAGCGCGTCGACCAATTCGGCCTCTCGGAACCCATCATCCAGCCCGTCGGCGCCAACCGCATCAGCGTCCAGATCCCCGGCCTCTCCGAGCAGCAGAAGGCGGAGGCCCGCCAGCAGCTGGCCAAGGTGGCCAAGCTGGAATTCCGCCTCGTCCACCCCCGCAGCCGCGAGCTGCTCAACGCCTTCCACTCCGGCGACCCCGCCGCCATCCCGATCGACTACGAGATCCTGCCCTACCTCCAGCACGACCTGCAGGGGCAGGAGCTGCACACGGAAATCGTGGTCAAGCGCCGCCCGGAAATGTCCGGCAAATACGTCCAGCGCGCCTTCCGCAGCTTCGACGACGTGGGCCGCGCCACGGTGGTGATCGACTTCACCCCGGAAGGGCAGCAGGCCTTCGGCCGCATCACCTCCAACTGCATCGGCCAGCAGATGGCCATCGTCCTGGACCGGGAGGTGCAGAGCGCCCCGGAGATCAAGACCGCCATCTTCAACAACGCCGTCATCTCCGGCGGCAACATGACGCCCAAGGAGGCCGACGACCTCTCCAGCGTCCTGGAAAACCCCCTGGAAACGCCCGTGAAGCTCCTGGAAGAGCGCGGCGTCGACCCCTCCCTGGGACGTGACTCCATCGTCTCCGGCCGCAACGCCAGCATCGTGGCCGTCCTTTTGGTCATGGGCTTCATGATCCTCTACTACCGCTGGGCGGGCGTCATCGCCTCCGTCGGCATGGTGCTGAACATCTTCATGCTCCTGGGCATGCTGGCCCAGTTCCACTTCACCCTGACCCTGCCGGGCATCGCGGGCATCGTCCTGACCATCGGCATGGCGGTGGACGCCAACGTCCTCATCTACGAGCGCATCCGCGACGAGCTGGCCCTGGGCAAGAACCTGCGCGCCGCCGTGGCGGCGGGCTTCTCCCGCGCGTTTTCCGCCATCTTCGACGCCCACGTCACCGCCATCATCCCGGCCATCATCCTCCTGGTCCTGGGCAGCGGCCCGCTGCAGGGCTTCGCCGTCACCCTCACCCTGGGCATCGTGGCCAACCTCTTCGCCGCCCTGGTGGTGACGAAGAACGCCTTCGAGTGGCTCCTCTCCATCCGCGGGCTGGAAAAGCTGGCCATGCTCCAGGCCGTGCGCAACCCGCGCCTGGACTTCATCAAGATCGGCCGCGTCGCCTCCGTCTTCTCCCTGGCCCTCCTCGTCTGGGGCATCTGCACCTTCGCCGCCCATCGGCACACCCTGCTGGGCGTCGACTTCGCCGGGGGCGACTCCGTCACCGTCACCAGCACGGAAGTGGTCCCGCCCGCCATCGGCGCCGTGCGCGCCGCCCTGGACCGCGCGGGGCTCCACACCGGCACCATCCAGTACGCCGCCGGCATGCAGACCGGCCAGCGCCCGCAGCTCCTGGTCCAGGCCCGCTACGGCGAGGGCGAGCGCGTCGCCCCCGCCCTGGCCTCCGCCTTTCCCGGCGCGGGCTTCGCGCAGGCGGGCCTAGACCGCGTCGGCCCCGTCATCGGCAAGGAGCTGGGGGAGCGCGCGCTCCTCACCCTGGGCATCGGCCTTTTGGGCATCATGATCTACGTCGCCTTCCGCTATGAGTGGTCGTTCTCCCTGGCCGCAACCCTGGGCCAGATCCACGACGTGCTCATCGCCATCGGCGTCATGGCCCTCCTGCACCGGGAATTCAACATGACCTTGATCGGCGCCTTCCTGACCATCCTGGGCTACTCGATCAACGACAAGATCGTCATCAGCGACCGCATCCGCGAGTCGTGGCGCGCCGGGGAGTTGAAGAGCTTCTACGACATCGTCAACCGCGGCCTGAACCTGACCCTGGCCCGCACCCTCATCACCGGCGGCACCATCCTGCTGGCGGTGCTCTCCCTGCTCTGCTTCGGCGGGCCGGTCATCGCCGACTTCGCCCTGGCCATGCTCATCGGCATCGTGGCGGGGATCTTCTCCTCCCACTTCCTGACCCCCTGGCTCCTGGAGTGGTTCCACGGCATGGCCTCCCGCCGCCCCCGCCGCGCGGCCCGCAACGGCAGCGGCGCGGCCCCGACCCTGAACGGCGCCGGCGTCTAG
- a CDS encoding lipid II flippase MurJ, translated as MWRQGMRFRWHLDLRHPRLREVWALMWPSVIAGAAVQVNVLVNGAFASSIDGGRSWLGCAFRLMQFPIGVFGVSIATALLPAVSRHHAQDDRAGFGVRVREGLRLAWFFTVPAALGLAVLARPIIALIYQHGRFTAHDTEMTALALQAYSIGLCGYAALKVVVPCFYVLGLPQLPLRVSLLGIAVNLGLNALLMEVLGLGHAGLALTTSCIALLNFGQLAWALGRRLDLGRGGEWVSFGARLFLSSALMGGAAWGIERLLGPWAAGSFPRAALSLGAAIGGGGVVYFAASLLLRVEETSQAWGMIRRRLLRK; from the coding sequence CTGTGGCGGCAGGGGATGCGCTTCCGCTGGCACCTGGACCTGCGCCACCCGCGCCTGCGGGAGGTCTGGGCCCTCATGTGGCCCAGCGTCATCGCCGGGGCGGCGGTGCAGGTCAACGTGCTGGTGAACGGGGCCTTCGCCTCCTCCATCGACGGCGGGCGCTCCTGGCTGGGCTGCGCCTTCCGGCTCATGCAGTTCCCCATCGGCGTCTTCGGCGTCTCCATCGCCACCGCGCTCCTGCCCGCCGTCTCCCGCCACCACGCGCAGGACGACCGCGCGGGCTTCGGCGTCCGCGTGCGGGAGGGGCTGCGGCTGGCCTGGTTCTTCACCGTCCCCGCGGCTCTGGGGCTGGCCGTCCTGGCGCGGCCGATCATCGCCCTCATCTACCAGCACGGCCGCTTCACCGCGCACGACACGGAGATGACCGCCCTGGCCCTCCAGGCCTATTCCATCGGCCTCTGCGGCTACGCGGCGCTGAAGGTGGTGGTGCCCTGCTTCTACGTCCTGGGGCTGCCGCAGCTGCCGCTGCGGGTCAGCCTCCTGGGCATCGCCGTCAACCTGGGGCTCAACGCCCTGCTCATGGAGGTCCTGGGCCTGGGCCACGCCGGGCTGGCGCTGACCACCTCCTGCATCGCCCTGCTCAACTTCGGCCAGCTCGCCTGGGCGCTGGGGCGGCGGCTCGATTTGGGGCGGGGCGGGGAGTGGGTTTCCTTTGGCGCGCGGCTCTTCCTTTCCTCCGCCCTCATGGGCGGGGCGGCCTGGGGGATCGAGCGGCTGCTGGGGCCCTGGGCGGCGGGTTCCTTCCCGCGCGCGGCGCTCTCCCTGGGCGCGGCGATCGGGGGCGGGGGCGTGGTCTACTTCGCCGCCAGCCTTCTGCTGCGGGTGGAGGAGACGTCCCAGGCCTGGGGAATGATCCGCCGCCGCCTGCTGCGGAAATAG
- the waaF gene encoding lipopolysaccharide heptosyltransferase II, whose product MSAPLLLRSPNWLGDAVMALPAVRSLRRGLPGAELVVAAPASLAALWRACPAVDRVVPLPRPRSYRATVPLLRAAGPKRALLFPNSFRSALEMRLAGVHALTGLGHAGRRFLLPRAGRVAPRPFSWAALHQQFEYLHLAAALGGDGDAGGPEPLLRAGEGSREGVLLCPGAAYGPAKRWPAARFAEVGRALAALGLGPVFIHGAPGDRAAAAEVAAGVPGAVNRAGETTPEEFLAAVAGARLVVTNDSGAMHVAAACGTPGVAVFGSTEPRRTGPLGESVRVVREHVPCSPCFLRECPLDFACMERVTVGRVLAACEEALA is encoded by the coding sequence ATGAGCGCGCCGCTCCTCCTGCGCTCCCCCAACTGGCTGGGGGACGCCGTCATGGCGCTGCCCGCCGTCCGCAGCCTGCGCCGGGGCCTGCCCGGCGCGGAGCTGGTCGTCGCCGCGCCCGCCTCCCTGGCCGCCCTCTGGCGGGCCTGCCCGGCGGTCGACCGCGTCGTGCCGCTGCCCCGCCCCCGCAGCTACCGCGCCACCGTGCCGCTTCTCCGCGCGGCGGGGCCGAAGCGGGCGCTCCTTTTTCCCAATTCCTTCCGCAGCGCGCTGGAGATGCGCCTGGCGGGCGTTCACGCGCTGACCGGGCTGGGCCACGCCGGGCGCCGCTTCCTCCTGCCGCGCGCGGGCCGCGTCGCCCCGCGCCCCTTTTCCTGGGCGGCGCTCCACCAGCAGTTTGAATACCTCCACCTGGCCGCCGCCCTGGGCGGCGACGGCGACGCGGGCGGCCCGGAGCCGCTCCTCCGCGCGGGGGAGGGGAGCCGGGAGGGCGTCCTCCTCTGCCCCGGCGCCGCCTACGGCCCGGCCAAGCGGTGGCCCGCCGCCCGCTTTGCCGAAGTGGGCCGCGCCCTGGCGGCGCTGGGCCTGGGGCCGGTCTTTATCCACGGCGCGCCGGGCGACCGGGCCGCCGCGGCGGAGGTGGCCGCGGGCGTCCCCGGCGCGGTGAACCGCGCGGGGGAGACCACGCCGGAGGAATTCCTCGCCGCCGTCGCCGGAGCGCGGCTGGTGGTGACCAATGACAGCGGCGCGATGCACGTGGCCGCCGCCTGCGGCACGCCGGGCGTCGCCGTCTTCGGCTCGACGGAGCCGCGCCGCACGGGCCCCCTGGGGGAGAGCGTGCGCGTCGTCCGGGAACACGTGCCGTGCAGCCCCTGCTTCCTGCGGGAGTGCCCGCTCGACTTCGCCTGCATGGAGCGGGTGACGGTCGGCCGCGTCCTGGCCGCGTGCGAGGAGGCGCTCGCGTGA
- the lpxK gene encoding tetraacyldisaccharide 4'-kinase, with the protein MKAFLEALEQFAVEVILDRRKGRRAAFLKGFLYLLSLLYRQIVVLRLRFFEWRFARVHALGCLVISVGNLTVGGTGKTPIVEKLARRLTDSGRRVAILSRGYKSVPVPFWQRMRDRFRSREHATPPRVVSDGKRLLLDSARAGDEPYMLAKNLKDVVVVVDRDRVKGGLHAIRRFGVDTLLLDDGFQYLPLKERCDVLLVDRESPFGNRHLLPRGMLREPQGHLKRADFIFLTKCDGSDLSPLKEELRRFNRHAPIVECVHRPQFLENLHTGERQPLEFLRGLRVGAFSGIARPESFEDGLRRLGAEICYSRHFADHHRFDGEEVANALSRSKARTARAVITTEKDAVRIPPIAEPPLPVYFLRVEIEVLHNEEALEALFESWLHKKEEAPAAA; encoded by the coding sequence GTGAAGGCGTTTTTGGAGGCGTTGGAGCAGTTCGCCGTCGAGGTGATCCTCGACCGGCGCAAGGGACGCCGCGCCGCGTTCCTCAAGGGCTTCCTCTACCTCCTTTCCCTCCTCTACCGGCAGATCGTCGTCCTGCGGCTCCGTTTCTTCGAGTGGCGCTTCGCCCGCGTCCACGCCCTGGGCTGCCTGGTCATCAGCGTGGGGAACCTGACCGTCGGCGGCACGGGAAAGACCCCCATCGTGGAAAAGCTGGCCCGGCGGCTGACCGACTCCGGCCGCCGCGTCGCCATCCTCTCCCGCGGCTACAAGAGCGTCCCCGTCCCCTTCTGGCAGCGGATGCGCGACCGCTTCCGCTCCCGGGAGCACGCCACGCCGCCGCGCGTCGTCTCCGACGGAAAGCGCCTCCTCCTCGACTCGGCCCGCGCCGGGGACGAGCCCTACATGCTGGCGAAGAACCTGAAGGACGTCGTCGTCGTCGTCGACCGGGACCGGGTGAAGGGCGGCCTGCACGCCATCCGCCGCTTCGGCGTCGACACCCTCCTTCTGGACGACGGCTTCCAATACCTGCCGCTCAAGGAGCGGTGCGACGTGCTCCTCGTCGACCGGGAGAGCCCCTTCGGCAACCGGCACCTGCTGCCGCGCGGCATGCTGCGGGAACCGCAGGGCCACCTGAAGCGGGCCGACTTCATCTTCCTGACCAAGTGCGACGGCAGCGACCTCTCCCCGCTCAAGGAGGAGCTGCGCCGCTTCAACCGGCACGCCCCCATCGTCGAGTGCGTCCACCGGCCGCAGTTTTTGGAAAACCTCCACACCGGGGAGCGCCAGCCGCTCGAATTCCTGCGCGGCCTGCGCGTGGGGGCCTTCTCCGGCATCGCCCGGCCGGAGAGCTTTGAGGACGGCCTGCGCCGCCTGGGGGCGGAGATCTGCTACAGCCGCCACTTCGCCGACCACCACCGCTTCGACGGGGAGGAGGTGGCCAACGCCCTTTCCCGCAGCAAGGCGCGCACCGCACGCGCCGTCATCACCACGGAGAAGGACGCCGTCCGCATCCCCCCCATCGCCGAGCCGCCCCTGCCCGTCTACTTCCTGCGCGTCGAGATCGAGGTGCTCCACAACGAGGAGGCGCTGGAAGCCCTCTTCGAAAGCTGGCTGCACAAGAAGGAGGAGGCGCCCGCCGCCGCATGA
- the tgt gene encoding tRNA guanosine(34) transglycosylase Tgt, whose amino-acid sequence MPFELLKTDPSSRARAGILRTEHGDIPTPVFMPVGTQGSVKAVSQRDLLEMDTRILLGNTYHLFLRPGLEAMREFGGLHKFMNWPRPILTDSGGFQVFSLAKLRRLAEDGVHFRCHVSGAPHFLGTREAIAMQVTMGSDVMMVLDECPPWPCEAGAVRDAVERTVRWARDCKGHHAALMESTPDRPTKRQNLFGIVQGGSHEALRRECAERLVEIGFDGYAIGGVSVGEPEDEMMAAVEYAEPFLPADKPRYAMGLGQPHQMIEMVARGVDMFDCVLPTRMARHGTAYTRGGQLHLKNSAYRMDQGPLEAGCACYACTHFTRAYIRHLLRGQEILGLMLVSLHNSHFYLELLREARAAILDGTFEAFRRSFRETYRVKGLATNAGTTPQS is encoded by the coding sequence ATGCCCTTCGAGCTGCTCAAGACCGACCCCTCCAGCCGCGCGCGGGCGGGAATCCTCCGCACGGAGCACGGGGACATCCCCACGCCCGTCTTCATGCCCGTGGGCACGCAGGGGAGCGTGAAGGCCGTCTCCCAGCGCGACCTTTTGGAGATGGACACCCGCATCCTCCTGGGAAACACCTACCACCTCTTCCTCCGCCCCGGGCTGGAGGCGATGCGCGAATTCGGCGGCCTGCACAAGTTCATGAACTGGCCGCGCCCCATCCTGACCGACTCCGGCGGCTTCCAGGTCTTCTCCCTGGCCAAGCTCCGCCGCCTGGCGGAGGACGGCGTCCACTTCCGCTGCCACGTCAGCGGCGCGCCCCACTTCCTGGGGACGCGGGAGGCCATCGCCATGCAGGTGACGATGGGCAGCGACGTGATGATGGTCCTGGACGAGTGCCCGCCCTGGCCGTGCGAGGCCGGCGCCGTGCGCGACGCCGTGGAGCGGACCGTCCGCTGGGCGCGCGACTGCAAGGGCCACCACGCCGCGCTCATGGAATCGACCCCGGACCGCCCCACCAAGCGGCAGAACCTCTTCGGCATCGTGCAGGGCGGCTCCCACGAGGCCTTGCGCCGGGAATGCGCGGAGCGGCTGGTGGAGATCGGCTTCGACGGCTACGCCATCGGCGGCGTGAGCGTGGGCGAGCCGGAGGACGAGATGATGGCCGCCGTCGAGTACGCCGAGCCCTTCCTCCCCGCCGACAAGCCCCGCTACGCCATGGGTCTGGGCCAGCCCCACCAGATGATCGAGATGGTGGCGCGCGGCGTCGACATGTTCGACTGCGTGCTGCCCACCCGCATGGCCCGCCACGGCACCGCCTACACGCGGGGCGGCCAGCTCCACCTGAAGAACTCCGCCTACCGGATGGACCAGGGCCCGCTGGAGGCGGGGTGCGCCTGCTACGCCTGCACCCACTTCACCCGCGCCTACATCCGCCACCTGCTGCGCGGCCAAGAAATCCTTGGCCTCATGCTGGTCTCCTTGCATAATTCCCATTTCTACCTGGAGCTGCTGCGGGAGGCGCGGGCAGCCATCCTGGACGGCACGTTCGAGGCCTTCCGCCGCAGCTTCCGGGAAACTTATCGTGTCAAAGGCTTAGCCACCAACGCAGGAACCACCCCCCAATCATGA
- the yajC gene encoding preprotein translocase subunit YajC, which produces MIHLPLAEFLAMAPQPPAADGQPPQPFWVSLVMPGLLILFMYFLFLRPQMKARKEQDKMISELKSGDEVITQSGIYGTIANVKEKTFVVRIAENVKVEMLKSAVTSVSKREKEKAEAAA; this is translated from the coding sequence ATGATCCACCTCCCCCTCGCCGAATTTCTCGCCATGGCCCCGCAGCCTCCCGCCGCCGACGGCCAGCCGCCGCAGCCCTTCTGGGTCTCCCTGGTCATGCCGGGGCTCCTCATCCTCTTCATGTACTTCCTCTTCCTGCGCCCGCAGATGAAGGCCCGCAAGGAGCAGGACAAGATGATCTCCGAGCTGAAGAGCGGCGACGAGGTCATCACCCAGAGCGGCATCTACGGCACCATCGCCAACGTGAAGGAAAAGACCTTCGTCGTCCGCATCGCGGAGAACGTGAAGGTGGAGATGCTCAAGTCGGCCGTCACCTCCGTCTCCAAGCGGGAGAAGGAAAAGGCCGAGGCCGCCGCCTAA